A region of uncultured Desulfobacter sp. DNA encodes the following proteins:
- a CDS encoding DedA family protein yields MFHQFVAWLANTVGQWGYPGIVMLMVLESSFFPFPSEVVIPPAAYLAATGKMNIGMVLLCGILGSLLGALFNYWISLKFGRPFFEKYGRYLLVSSGSLEKADRFFEHHGNISMFIGRLLPGIRQYISLPAGLSRMNIFSFCAATALGAGLWVAVLAGLGYWFGRNEQLVLQNLSWVTLFLVATCAGIVFFYWRKWRSRSLRTIVPGNDESRPEYSDLPASCISEFKTEQK; encoded by the coding sequence ATGTTTCACCAATTTGTCGCCTGGCTTGCAAATACCGTTGGACAGTGGGGATATCCCGGTATCGTGATGCTTATGGTTTTGGAATCCTCTTTTTTCCCCTTTCCCAGTGAGGTGGTCATCCCGCCGGCCGCATATCTTGCGGCCACGGGAAAAATGAACATCGGCATGGTTCTTCTCTGCGGAATACTGGGAAGTCTGTTGGGTGCTTTGTTCAACTATTGGATTTCTCTGAAGTTCGGACGGCCGTTTTTTGAAAAGTACGGGCGATACCTACTGGTCAGCTCTGGATCCCTGGAAAAAGCCGATCGTTTTTTCGAGCATCACGGCAATATCAGCATGTTCATCGGGCGTCTGCTGCCGGGAATTCGCCAATATATTTCTTTGCCGGCCGGCTTATCTCGAATGAATATTTTCTCCTTTTGCGCGGCCACGGCTCTGGGGGCGGGGCTATGGGTGGCGGTGCTGGCGGGTTTGGGATACTGGTTCGGCCGCAACGAGCAGCTTGTGCTGCAAAACCTGAGCTGGGTCACCCTGTTTTTGGTTGCCACCTGCGCTGGCATCGTGTTCTTTTATTGGCGCAAATGGCGCAGCCGTTCGCTGCGGACAATAGTCCCGGGCAATGATGAAAGCCGACCGGAATATAGTGATTTGCCGGCGTCTTGTATATCGGAGTTCAAAACCGAACAAAAATGA
- a CDS encoding response regulator transcription factor, whose translation MRVLIVEDDGQTAHFISKGLRQEGFAVDLASNGEDGLHFLLTEPYDAAVIDIMLPKLDGLALIDEARRNRVHTPVIVLSARGSVDDRIRGLQAGGDDYLVKPFAFSELVVRIQALIRRATREDGPTSLTVGNLEMDLAKRKVFRKGIFIDLQPKEFALLEYLMRNQGKVVSKTMIMEHVWDYNFDPRTSVVEARVCRLRDKVDRPFAKKLIHTVRGVGYSLEERDE comes from the coding sequence TTGAGGGTATTAATCGTCGAAGATGACGGACAGACGGCTCACTTTATCTCAAAAGGTCTAAGACAGGAAGGCTTTGCCGTAGATCTTGCATCCAATGGCGAAGACGGACTTCATTTTTTACTGACCGAGCCCTATGATGCTGCAGTGATTGATATTATGCTCCCCAAACTGGATGGACTGGCGTTGATTGATGAGGCGCGCCGTAACAGAGTCCATACCCCTGTTATCGTTTTAAGCGCCAGGGGATCGGTGGACGACCGTATCAGAGGCTTGCAGGCAGGTGGTGACGACTATCTGGTAAAGCCATTCGCCTTTTCGGAACTGGTCGTGCGCATCCAGGCCCTCATCAGAAGGGCCACCCGGGAGGACGGCCCGACATCTCTCACCGTCGGCAACCTCGAAATGGACCTGGCGAAACGGAAGGTCTTTCGGAAAGGCATATTCATAGATTTGCAGCCCAAGGAGTTTGCATTGCTTGAGTATTTGATGAGGAACCAGGGGAAAGTGGTGTCGAAAACGATGATTATGGAGCACGTTTGGGATTACAACTTCGACCCCCGGACTTCCGTCGTGGAAGCGCGGGTATGCCGGCTGCGGGACAAGGTTGACCGCCCATTCGCAAAAAAACTCATTCATACGGTCCGGGGCGTCGGATATAGTCTGGAAGAAAGGGATGAGTGA
- a CDS encoding phospholipid carrier-dependent glycosyltransferase: protein MSNINKSTVLLLISFFLLAYILPLGVRDLVVPDETRYAEVPREMIAGGDWTTPHINGLRYFEKPVMGYWVHAASLKAFGENNFAVRFPSALSVGLSAVLIFLLMRNAGRREDEEDGFYTLVAPLIFLSCFEVFGVGNTAVLDNLFSFFLTATIAWFFLASEAVPGSRREKIRLLASGVFCGFAFLTKGFLALAVPVLTLAPYLILERRYKDLFRMSWLPILTAVIVSAPWGIMIHLKEPDFWHFFFWNEHIRRFLADNAQHRESFWFFFLTAPAMFISWTFVAPAAVRGIAAQFPGGDSKNRLLRVSLCWLALPFLFFSLSRGKLLTYILPCFPPFAILMASGLRHRFKTSGPNRLFQGGTAVTAILFAVILLAFPLVQFFGFNGFRPFRESWKVMMVINGLAFFVLLCVWSLKSRHLRVKLLLFGTAPLFFFFIVHFTLPDLTREVKSPGPILEKYRQSVTRDNIIISDENSLRAVCWYLKRSDVYILGGSGEMNYGLTYPDAHGRQLDVKAAADLIRKNPGKTILVARVRNAAKWQSQFPTPVFQDQNGPTGYVFWRY from the coding sequence ATGAGCAACATAAACAAATCTACCGTCCTGCTGCTGATCTCTTTTTTTCTGCTGGCCTATATCCTGCCTTTGGGGGTCAGAGATCTTGTGGTACCCGATGAAACCAGATATGCCGAAGTGCCCAGGGAGATGATTGCCGGCGGCGACTGGACTACCCCCCATATCAACGGGCTGCGCTACTTTGAAAAACCGGTCATGGGCTACTGGGTTCATGCCGCATCCCTTAAAGCTTTCGGGGAGAACAACTTTGCCGTGCGCTTTCCGTCGGCGCTTTCCGTGGGCCTGTCCGCGGTTCTGATCTTTTTGTTGATGCGCAATGCAGGCCGCCGGGAGGATGAAGAGGATGGATTCTACACCCTGGTGGCCCCTTTGATCTTTCTGTCTTGTTTTGAGGTCTTTGGCGTGGGCAATACCGCTGTACTGGACAATCTGTTTTCATTTTTTCTGACAGCCACCATAGCCTGGTTTTTTCTTGCGTCTGAAGCTGTGCCGGGTTCAAGGCGGGAAAAAATACGGCTGCTGGCGTCCGGTGTTTTTTGCGGTTTTGCCTTCCTGACCAAGGGGTTTCTGGCTTTGGCCGTACCGGTGCTGACCCTTGCCCCCTATCTGATCCTGGAACGAAGATACAAGGACCTGTTCCGGATGAGCTGGCTGCCGATCCTGACGGCTGTGATTGTCTCAGCGCCCTGGGGCATCATGATTCATTTGAAAGAACCGGATTTCTGGCATTTTTTCTTCTGGAATGAACATATCCGCAGATTCCTGGCAGATAACGCCCAGCACCGGGAATCCTTCTGGTTTTTCTTTTTGACGGCTCCGGCGATGTTCATTTCCTGGACATTTGTTGCCCCGGCCGCTGTCCGGGGGATCGCGGCCCAGTTCCCCGGGGGCGATTCAAAAAACCGGCTGCTGCGTGTCAGCCTCTGCTGGCTGGCCCTGCCTTTTTTGTTCTTCTCTTTGTCCAGGGGAAAGCTTCTCACCTATATTCTGCCCTGTTTTCCGCCCTTTGCCATTCTCATGGCGTCCGGGCTCCGGCACCGGTTTAAGACGTCGGGGCCGAACCGGCTTTTTCAGGGCGGAACGGCCGTGACCGCCATTCTGTTCGCAGTCATTCTCCTTGCCTTCCCCCTGGTCCAATTTTTCGGCTTCAACGGATTCCGGCCTTTCAGAGAGTCCTGGAAGGTAATGATGGTCATCAACGGCCTGGCCTTTTTTGTGCTGCTCTGCGTCTGGTCTTTAAAAAGTCGTCATCTGCGGGTCAAGCTCCTTCTCTTCGGTACCGCCCCCCTGTTTTTCTTTTTCATTGTTCACTTCACCCTCCCGGATCTGACCCGTGAAGTCAAATCCCCCGGACCTATTCTGGAAAAGTACAGACAAAGCGTTACCCGTGACAACATCATCATTTCCGATGAGAATTCGCTCAGGGCGGTCTGCTGGTATTTGAAACGAAGCGACGTCTATATACTCGGCGGGTCCGGTGAAATGAATTACGGATTGACATACCCGGATGCCCATGGAAGGCAGCTTGATGTCAAAGCCGCAGCCGACCTGATCCGAAAAAACCCCGGGAAGACGATCCTGGTCGCCAGAGTCAGAAATGCGGCGAAATGGCAGAGTCAATTTCCCACCCCTGTTTTTCAAGACCAGAACGGTCCCACAGGATATGTGTTCTGGCGGTATTAA
- a CDS encoding SMR family transporter, with protein MTGYLPLIIFGVLLNAAAQLALKQGMRQIGYFEFSLQNSSHLFFAVASSPYIIAGLTCYVISVVVWLLVLSRVEVSYAYPLLSIGYIVTAFAGWFLFQESLSPTRWTGIAVICIGVWLVTRSA; from the coding sequence ATGACCGGCTACCTTCCTCTGATTATTTTTGGCGTCCTGCTGAACGCGGCCGCCCAACTGGCCCTCAAGCAGGGCATGCGGCAAATCGGTTACTTTGAGTTTTCCCTGCAGAACAGCAGTCACCTTTTTTTTGCTGTTGCCTCAAGCCCCTATATTATTGCCGGATTGACCTGTTACGTCATCAGTGTGGTGGTCTGGCTGCTGGTACTCTCCAGGGTCGAGGTCAGCTATGCCTATCCTCTGCTCTCCATCGGATACATTGTCACGGCTTTTGCGGGATGGTTCTTGTTTCAGGAAAGCCTCAGCCCGACGCGCTGGACCGGAATTGCCGTTATCTGTATCGGGGTCTGGCTGGTCACCCGCTCAGCATGA
- a CDS encoding MFS transporter: MSTNTPFKRIPAGIWALGLVSMFMDISSEIIHSLLPLFLVGTLGTTMFTVGLIEGLAESTALIVKVFSGALSDYLGKRKALAVLGYALGALTKPLFAVAPTAGVVLTARMLDRAGKGVRGAPRDALVADIAPAEIRGAAFGYYPGIACENGCRCLPGRSAGYGLWLF; this comes from the coding sequence ATGAGCACGAACACCCCTTTTAAGCGTATCCCAGCCGGTATTTGGGCCCTCGGCCTGGTGAGCATGTTCATGGACATCTCGTCCGAGATTATTCACAGCCTGCTGCCTCTGTTTCTGGTCGGCACCTTGGGCACAACCATGTTCACCGTCGGCTTGATAGAAGGTCTGGCCGAGTCCACAGCCCTCATCGTCAAAGTATTCTCAGGCGCACTCAGCGACTATCTGGGCAAGCGCAAGGCCCTGGCTGTCCTGGGTTACGCTTTGGGGGCGTTAACCAAGCCGTTGTTCGCCGTTGCACCCACGGCGGGTGTCGTCCTCACGGCACGCATGTTGGATCGGGCGGGGAAAGGTGTGCGGGGTGCGCCACGGGATGCGCTGGTGGCCGACATCGCACCGGCCGAGATTCGGGGTGCCGCATTTGGGTATTACCCAGGGATTGCTTGCGAGAATGGTTGCCGATGCCTCCCCGGTCGATCTGCGGGGTACGGCCTTTGGCTTTTTTAA
- a CDS encoding ATP-binding protein, giving the protein MSDFLSGRRHTAKRCWLSIQRIAADAYKFMQSWQAALVRIRFFQTTTFRLTFLNLAVFTILSVAVFLVVYASLALRLQNQMDKVLLTTAEESAAIYRQQGIAALQYEFEREAESQGSGRVFFRLLSSDETSLASSDLSKLRESGLSIPNEPAPRGTRSAYYTFHLHLQKPEKEHGRKGEEDERDFQIRMISLPIGDGEVLQIGKTLYSEELILEKYRETFGVALMVMGGLGGLLSFLLARKAMTGVQRITDTATGIGRSDLAGRVPLGDEGEEITALARAFNAMLERIEILFSEVRQVTDNVAHELRTPITRIRGMAETTLKADDNLIEYKETMASVIDGCDDLIEIIGTMLEIAKTDSGNFDFDPVSLDLIELVEDAVDLFMPVAEDKRIDIRLNKPGMAAPVTGDRRRLQRVVSNILDNAVKYTPQGGIITVTIKSDARDVKVLISDTGIGISKSDLPHIFERFFRGDKSRSTSGNGLGLSLALAIIHAHGGDITVTSSDQGATFSFLLPAAPYSRHSS; this is encoded by the coding sequence ATGAGTGATTTTCTTTCAGGACGCCGCCACACGGCAAAGAGGTGTTGGCTGAGCATTCAACGCATAGCGGCCGATGCGTATAAATTTATGCAATCTTGGCAGGCGGCCCTGGTTCGCATCCGTTTTTTTCAAACAACAACTTTTCGATTGACCTTCTTGAATCTTGCGGTATTCACCATCCTTTCCGTTGCGGTGTTTCTCGTTGTCTATGCATCCCTGGCCCTGCGCCTCCAAAACCAGATGGACAAGGTTCTTTTGACTACTGCAGAAGAATCTGCTGCAATTTATCGACAACAGGGCATTGCGGCACTCCAGTATGAATTCGAGCGCGAAGCGGAGTCCCAAGGCTCGGGCCGCGTATTTTTCCGATTGCTTTCGTCCGATGAAACATCCCTGGCATCCTCTGATTTGAGTAAATTGCGGGAGAGCGGTTTATCAATACCCAACGAACCTGCGCCCCGGGGAACCCGGTCGGCATACTATACGTTTCACCTGCACCTGCAAAAGCCGGAAAAGGAGCATGGCCGAAAGGGTGAAGAGGATGAACGGGATTTTCAGATCAGAATGATCTCCCTGCCCATCGGTGACGGAGAAGTGCTTCAAATAGGCAAGACCCTTTACAGCGAGGAACTCATTCTGGAAAAATATCGAGAAACCTTTGGCGTTGCGCTCATGGTCATGGGTGGTCTCGGCGGCCTTCTTAGTTTTTTGCTGGCCCGGAAGGCCATGACAGGCGTGCAAAGGATCACGGATACGGCAACGGGGATCGGAAGAAGCGATCTGGCCGGAAGGGTGCCGCTGGGTGATGAGGGGGAAGAGATAACCGCCCTGGCCCGGGCGTTCAATGCCATGCTCGAACGGATCGAAATTCTTTTTAGCGAGGTTCGCCAGGTCACCGACAATGTTGCCCACGAATTGCGTACCCCCATCACCCGAATCCGGGGAATGGCTGAAACAACACTCAAGGCAGATGATAATCTCATTGAGTATAAGGAAACAATGGCTTCGGTTATTGACGGATGCGACGATCTCATTGAGATTATCGGCACCATGCTCGAAATTGCAAAGACAGACTCAGGCAATTTCGACTTTGATCCGGTTTCTTTGGACCTTATTGAACTTGTGGAAGACGCGGTTGACCTCTTTATGCCCGTGGCCGAGGATAAGCGCATTGATATCCGCCTGAATAAACCAGGTATGGCGGCGCCGGTCACCGGTGACCGGCGCAGGCTTCAACGTGTGGTATCGAACATCCTGGACAATGCCGTCAAATATACGCCCCAGGGCGGCATCATAACCGTGACAATCAAAAGTGACGCCCGGGATGTGAAGGTCTTAATTTCCGACACAGGCATCGGCATCAGCAAAAGCGACCTCCCGCATATTTTCGAGCGTTTCTTCCGCGGCGACAAAAGCCGGTCGACGTCCGGAAACGGGTTGGGGCTCAGCCTGGCCCTGGCCATCATTCATGCCCATGGCGGTGATATTACGGTAACGAGTTCAGACCAAGGCGCAACCTTCAGCTTTCTTCTGCCGGCCGCCCCATATTCGCGGCACTCTTCCTGA
- a CDS encoding undecaprenyl-diphosphate phosphatase yields MDRRICAIALSVMALSALFFSIADAQVLSGNNAAAVEQKIMTTPQAIVLGVVEGVTEYLPVSSTGHLLLAEKILGISRNPYLSAAQKLQVKDALDAYTICIQVGAILAVLWLYFGRLKQMVRGISGNDAGGRRLLISVAAGFLPAAVMGLLFNHAIKTYLFGPWPVVAAWLVGGIAILVVSRRNPRTPQEKRFCIPVDDMTWKMALVIGFAQCIAMWPGVSRSLVTIMGGLLVGLTMEAAVEYSFLLGVVTLGAATAYDVLKHGRMMLQIFDHYSLIVGVTVAFLAALVSVKWMVRYLSRHGLEVFGYYRVAIAVVTTVFLLTAEKIWIQ; encoded by the coding sequence ATGGATAGACGAATCTGCGCCATTGCCCTTTCGGTGATGGCGCTTTCGGCGCTCTTTTTTTCCATTGCAGATGCCCAAGTATTATCCGGAAACAATGCTGCGGCGGTTGAGCAAAAGATCATGACAACCCCCCAGGCCATCGTTTTGGGGGTTGTCGAAGGCGTGACCGAATACCTGCCGGTCAGTTCCACAGGTCATCTGTTGCTGGCGGAAAAAATTTTGGGCATCAGCCGGAATCCTTATTTGTCTGCGGCCCAGAAGCTGCAAGTCAAGGACGCTTTGGATGCGTATACCATCTGCATTCAAGTTGGGGCGATTTTAGCCGTACTCTGGCTCTACTTTGGCCGGCTCAAACAAATGGTGCGGGGAATATCGGGTAATGATGCCGGCGGGCGCCGTTTGCTGATCAGCGTGGCGGCAGGGTTTCTGCCGGCGGCTGTTATGGGTTTGTTGTTCAATCATGCGATCAAAACATACCTGTTCGGGCCCTGGCCGGTGGTGGCTGCCTGGCTGGTCGGCGGCATTGCCATTTTGGTTGTGAGCCGACGGAATCCAAGAACGCCCCAGGAAAAACGATTCTGCATCCCTGTAGATGACATGACCTGGAAAATGGCCTTGGTCATCGGTTTTGCCCAATGCATCGCCATGTGGCCTGGTGTCAGCCGCAGCCTGGTCACCATTATGGGCGGTTTGCTGGTGGGCCTGACCATGGAGGCGGCGGTTGAATACAGCTTTTTGCTGGGTGTCGTAACGCTTGGGGCCGCCACGGCATATGATGTTTTGAAACATGGCCGGATGATGCTGCAGATCTTTGACCATTATTCGCTGATTGTCGGCGTGACGGTTGCCTTCTTGGCCGCTCTGGTTTCCGTGAAGTGGATGGTGCGTTACCTGTCCCGGCACGGCCTGGAAGTTTTCGGTTATTACCGGGTGGCCATTGCCGTGGTCACGACGGTATTCCTGCTGACGGCGGAGAAGATATGGATTCAATAA
- a CDS encoding ABC transporter permease, whose product MNTTWIIARKESAQMLRSQRGMVWLLTFSGLLSAFSLLLVSNTELSLLDNAQVVYMMAGTVMAVGALLAAILGSDAYAGEKERGTLVPLLCAPIAPDALLAGKVLGLLTAWGVMFATSVPYLWAVGAGGQNLGSALFYLALFGTPVVLGFGYLAMSLSARTGSVMTSLLTTVTLLMLSASPLLIGPGLRSTVIGKSLDAVNPFAGALNTFDSVIIDSEPFSVQTTRLFLVIAWLAGCLILARRSAGRPDFQ is encoded by the coding sequence ATGAACACAACCTGGATTATTGCCCGGAAAGAAAGCGCACAGATGCTGAGAAGCCAAAGGGGGATGGTGTGGCTGCTGACCTTCAGCGGCCTGCTGTCGGCCTTCAGCCTGCTTCTGGTGAGCAACACCGAATTGAGTCTGCTCGACAACGCCCAGGTGGTCTATATGATGGCCGGAACGGTCATGGCCGTTGGTGCACTGCTGGCTGCGATTTTGGGAAGCGATGCCTATGCCGGGGAAAAGGAGCGCGGCACCCTGGTGCCCCTGTTGTGCGCGCCCATTGCCCCCGACGCCTTGCTGGCCGGAAAGGTATTGGGCCTGCTAACCGCCTGGGGGGTCATGTTCGCGACCAGTGTCCCCTATCTTTGGGCCGTGGGTGCCGGTGGCCAGAATCTGGGTTCGGCCCTGTTTTATTTAGCCCTGTTCGGCACCCCGGTGGTGCTTGGATTCGGCTACCTGGCCATGTCACTGTCGGCCCGTACGGGCAGCGTCATGACATCGCTGCTCACCACGGTCACTCTGCTGATGCTTTCCGCAAGTCCGCTGTTGATCGGACCGGGCCTGCGCAGCACAGTCATCGGCAAAAGCCTTGACGCCGTCAACCCCTTTGCAGGAGCCCTCAACACCTTTGACAGCGTCATTATTGACAGTGAACCGTTTTCAGTCCAGACGACCAGGCTCTTTCTGGTCATTGCCTGGCTGGCGGGCTGCCTGATCCTGGCCCGGCGCAGCGCCGGACGGCCCGATTTTCAATAA
- a CDS encoding ATP-binding protein, with protein MTVKTRISVLIVGAGVIGSLLFSIALFYELVEQPFELLDNILQEEAYRTVRLVASERFEKGSADDLLLHRELERYWVQIRDMENQRLIFKSELATHMSLPPLEPGHSAIEKAVLPKLNTETDDSREMTLRVRSFTIALNGHTFAAQIARPMEKLEEEIMEMILGFFAGLIFSILGLTAVSRLLAGKILQPVTRMKDLTQMICEENLDQRIPAGDDPDEFNDLARTINKMLDRLQNSFERQREFLFNTSHELKTPLATMRLVVDELIVSDLTGENSSGEEALQSLRIQVLRMDRLVKDLLNLSRLETLSSLDWAIVHVSRLLSSLAEEYRFLAETRGITMSLCFPEDMEIQADSAMLGRAFSNILDNAVKYSEDGGRIDVTAEKLASEIVITFANTGPGIAPHQIPRVFEQFYRIEQSRSTQHGGSGLGLAMVKKIIELHRGQVTLESCMGEMTKVIVHLPYSRQKGLT; from the coding sequence ATGACTGTTAAAACCAGGATTTCTGTGTTGATTGTGGGAGCCGGCGTCATAGGCAGCCTGCTGTTTTCCATCGCCTTATTTTATGAACTGGTGGAGCAGCCCTTTGAGCTGTTAGATAACATCCTTCAGGAAGAAGCCTACCGCACCGTCAGGCTCGTCGCCTCGGAACGGTTTGAGAAAGGTTCCGCAGATGATCTCCTGCTCCATCGGGAACTGGAACGGTATTGGGTTCAGATTCGGGACATGGAGAACCAGAGGCTGATTTTCAAATCAGAACTGGCCACACATATGTCTCTTCCGCCCCTGGAACCCGGCCACAGCGCCATTGAAAAAGCCGTTTTACCAAAGCTGAACACGGAAACAGACGACAGCCGGGAGATGACTCTCAGAGTCCGGTCTTTTACCATTGCACTCAACGGACACACCTTTGCAGCCCAAATCGCACGGCCCATGGAAAAACTGGAAGAAGAAATCATGGAAATGATTTTAGGTTTTTTTGCCGGCCTTATTTTTTCCATCCTGGGCCTGACTGCCGTCAGCCGCCTGCTGGCGGGAAAAATTCTTCAGCCCGTCACCCGGATGAAGGATCTGACCCAAATGATTTGTGAAGAGAACCTGGATCAGCGCATACCGGCCGGCGATGATCCGGATGAATTCAACGACCTTGCCCGAACCATTAACAAAATGCTGGACAGATTGCAGAACTCTTTTGAACGGCAGAGAGAGTTTTTATTCAATACCTCCCATGAACTGAAAACACCACTGGCCACCATGCGGCTGGTGGTGGATGAGCTCATTGTGTCAGATCTGACCGGGGAAAACTCCTCCGGGGAAGAGGCTCTTCAGAGCCTCAGAATCCAGGTCCTGCGCATGGACCGGCTGGTCAAGGACCTGTTGAACCTATCCCGCCTGGAAACCCTTTCAAGTCTGGATTGGGCCATAGTCCATGTGAGCCGCCTGTTATCATCACTGGCCGAGGAGTACCGCTTCCTTGCTGAGACACGGGGAATCACGATGTCTCTTTGTTTTCCCGAAGACATGGAAATTCAGGCAGATTCAGCAATGCTGGGCCGGGCTTTCTCAAATATTCTGGACAATGCAGTAAAGTATAGTGAGGACGGGGGACGCATTGACGTGACTGCAGAAAAACTGGCTTCAGAAATTGTCATCACATTTGCCAACACCGGGCCGGGAATCGCCCCCCACCAGATCCCCAGGGTATTCGAACAATTCTACCGCATTGAACAATCCCGATCCACCCAGCATGGCGGCTCGGGGCTGGGATTGGCCATGGTCAAAAAAATCATCGAACTTCACCGCGGACAAGTGACCCTTGAAAGCTGTATGGGTGAAATGACAAAAGTCATCGTCCATCTGCCGTATTCCCGGCAAAAAGGTCTGACATGA
- a CDS encoding ABC transporter ATP-binding protein: protein MISIENLRLTVEGREILKGIDMHLAPGEIYGLLGPNGAGKSTTIFSLLGLRSRQSGRIRVLGSDPADNAVAIRRSIGVMPEKSGFYDWMAASDYLEWYGSFYGYESTGRDQETMLEKVGLGKEAHRPIGTYSRGMKQRLAVARALVSRPKLLILDEPTNGLDPKGRHELHDLLVEFASDRKRGVLLCTHVLDDVDRLCSRIGIIDNGRTRLEGSLVDLLSEQGGGQRYRLRLESEPDTDKLPAGITVLGNQGSWWRIQVQVKPSQELSPLWGELWRRGWKIMEIRSEASRLEEIYMQYTNHKRHDTQEVA, encoded by the coding sequence ATGATCAGTATAGAGAATCTTCGATTAACTGTCGAAGGCAGAGAAATTCTTAAAGGCATTGATATGCACCTTGCGCCCGGAGAAATTTATGGGCTGCTGGGACCGAACGGAGCCGGCAAATCTACCACCATTTTCTCCCTTCTGGGGCTGCGTTCCCGGCAAAGCGGCCGTATCCGTGTGCTGGGAAGCGACCCGGCCGACAACGCCGTTGCCATTCGCCGTTCCATAGGTGTCATGCCGGAAAAATCCGGATTTTACGATTGGATGGCGGCATCGGACTATCTTGAATGGTACGGCAGCTTTTATGGTTACGAATCGACCGGCCGGGATCAAGAGACGATGCTGGAAAAGGTCGGACTCGGCAAAGAGGCGCACCGTCCCATCGGGACATATTCCCGGGGCATGAAGCAGCGTCTGGCAGTCGCCCGGGCCTTAGTGTCCCGTCCCAAGCTGTTGATTCTGGATGAACCCACCAACGGATTGGACCCCAAGGGCAGGCACGAGCTTCATGATCTGCTGGTGGAATTCGCGTCCGACAGAAAAAGAGGCGTGTTGCTGTGTACCCATGTGCTGGACGATGTGGACCGCCTGTGCAGCCGGATCGGAATCATCGACAACGGCCGGACCCGGCTCGAAGGTTCGCTCGTAGATCTGCTGTCCGAACAGGGAGGCGGTCAACGGTACCGCCTGCGCCTGGAGTCAGAACCGGACACAGACAAACTTCCGGCCGGGATAACCGTGTTGGGCAACCAAGGCAGCTGGTGGCGCATTCAGGTCCAGGTCAAGCCGTCCCAGGAACTCTCCCCGCTTTGGGGTGAGTTGTGGCGACGTGGCTGGAAGATTATGGAAATCCGTTCCGAGGCCTCCCGTCTGGAAGAAATTTACATGCAGTACACAAACCATAAGAGACATGATACACAGGAGGTGGCATAA
- the lptG gene encoding LPS export ABC transporter permease LptG yields the protein MKACLHRYWLKEFLRYFCIIQIILLTIFIFIDYLSRIDNFLNSDVTMARGLWCVLLKLPFMFVQFAPACLLLAVIYAFGVMNRNRELMALKASGISVYFLIKPALLAGSVLALAAFFLGETIVPSAMVLSNHIWNQERSGNKNVSHRRSDIWIKSNQGMLHIDFFDPAHERIAGITATTLGKGFKILRRVDAKTGEYHDGKWRLTEVAEQVLNPEKKEYIVRNLPTMELQLDIKPEDLGAVVLQSEEMSWSQLRAYIRQITAEGYDAATYKVDMNGKLAFPFISVILALAGAATGMSSLSRNNLPGAVGVGIVISFLYWFAFGLCISLGYAKILPPLAAAWVSNLVFFCLGGIFLIYIE from the coding sequence ATGAAAGCCTGCCTGCACAGATACTGGCTCAAGGAATTTTTAAGATATTTTTGCATCATTCAGATCATTCTGCTGACTATTTTTATTTTTATCGATTACCTGTCCAGGATCGATAACTTTTTAAATTCCGATGTCACCATGGCCCGTGGGCTGTGGTGTGTCCTGCTGAAGCTGCCCTTCATGTTTGTCCAGTTCGCACCGGCCTGCCTGCTTTTGGCAGTAATCTACGCCTTTGGCGTCATGAACCGGAACAGAGAACTGATGGCGCTGAAGGCATCAGGTATCTCTGTATATTTCCTGATCAAGCCCGCTCTTCTTGCCGGCTCGGTCCTTGCGCTGGCTGCCTTTTTCCTGGGGGAAACCATTGTTCCGTCGGCCATGGTCCTTTCCAATCATATCTGGAATCAAGAGAGGTCGGGAAACAAAAACGTTTCCCATAGACGGTCGGATATCTGGATTAAATCGAATCAGGGTATGCTGCATATTGACTTTTTCGACCCGGCCCACGAACGAATCGCCGGGATCACAGCAACCACCCTGGGAAAGGGGTTTAAGATACTTCGAAGAGTTGATGCCAAAACAGGTGAATACCATGATGGAAAATGGCGTTTGACAGAAGTGGCCGAGCAGGTACTCAATCCTGAAAAAAAAGAGTACATAGTCCGGAATCTGCCAACCATGGAGCTGCAGTTGGACATTAAACCCGAAGACTTAGGGGCTGTAGTCCTTCAGTCTGAAGAGATGAGCTGGTCTCAGCTTCGGGCCTATATCCGGCAAATTACGGCAGAAGGATATGACGCCGCGACCTATAAGGTGGACATGAATGGAAAGCTTGCGTTTCCCTTTATCAGTGTGATCCTGGCGCTGGCCGGGGCGGCCACGGGTATGAGTTCCCTATCCCGAAATAACCTGCCCGGAGCGGTGGGGGTGGGCATAGTCATCAGTTTTTTATATTGGTTTGCGTTCGGACTGTGCATCTCTTTAGGATACGCCAAAATCCTGCCGCCGCTGGCGGCTGCCTGGGTCAGCAATCTGGTTTTTTTCTGCCTTGGAGGTATTTTTTTAATTTACATAGAATAG